One Aegilops tauschii subsp. strangulata cultivar AL8/78 chromosome 7, Aet v6.0, whole genome shotgun sequence genomic window carries:
- the LOC109745862 gene encoding probable thiol methyltransferase 2 isoform X2 encodes MRHVLPAVHRAVSRGARAAAMGSSAGAGARDPGGNPTVGRLREIFRGGGDAADGWEKSWETGVTPWDLGKPTPIIEHLVKSGTLPKGRALVPGCGMGYDVVALASPERFVVGLEISNIAAEKAKQWSSSLPNADWFAFLVADFFKWRPSEPFDLIFDYTFFCALDPSMRLAWAETVSRLLKPDGELITLIYLLSEGAGAAGFQGCLYGRQRARY; translated from the exons ATGCGCCACGTGCTGCCGGCCGTCCACCGGGCCGTCTcgcgcggggcgcgggcggcggcgatggggtcgtcggcgggggcgggggcgagGGACCCGGGCGGGAACCCGACGGTGGGGAGGCTGCGGGAGATcttccggggcggcggcgacgcggcAG ATGGCTGGGAGAAGTCCTGGGAGACTGGCGTAACCCCGTGGGATCTGGGGAAGCCGACGCCTATCATCGAGCATCTCGTTAAATCAGGAACTCTCCCTAAAGGAAGGGCGTTGGTCCCGGGATGTGGCATG GGTTATGATGTGGTTGCTCTGGCAAGCCCTGAGAGATTTGTCGTTGGCTTAGAGATTTCTAATATAGCTGCTGAGAAGGCTAAGCAG TGGTCATCATCTTTGCCAAATGCAGATTGGTTTGCTTTTCTGGTTGCTGATTTCTTCAAGTGGAGACCAAGTGAACCATTTGACCTCATTTTCGATTATAC GTTCTTTTGTGCACTTGATCCGAGCATGAGGCTGGCTTGGGCAGAGACAGTTAGTCGCCTTCTGAAACCAGATGGAGAGCTTATTACCTTGATATATTTG CTATCAGAAGGTGCTGGAGCCGCTGGGTTTCAAGGCTGTTTGTATGGAAGACAACGAGCTCGCTATTAA
- the LOC109745862 gene encoding probable thiol methyltransferase 2 isoform X1, with the protein MRHVLPAVHRAVSRGARAAAMGSSAGAGARDPGGNPTVGRLREIFRGGGDAADGWEKSWETGVTPWDLGKPTPIIEHLVKSGTLPKGRALVPGCGMGYDVVALASPERFVVGLEISNIAAEKAKQWSSSLPNADWFAFLVADFFKWRPSEPFDLIFDYTFFCALDPSMRLAWAETVSRLLKPDGELITLIYLISDQEGGPPYNNTVADYQKVLEPLGFKAVCMEDNELAIKPRKGVEKLGRWKRCGRPQSSL; encoded by the exons ATGCGCCACGTGCTGCCGGCCGTCCACCGGGCCGTCTcgcgcggggcgcgggcggcggcgatggggtcgtcggcgggggcgggggcgagGGACCCGGGCGGGAACCCGACGGTGGGGAGGCTGCGGGAGATcttccggggcggcggcgacgcggcAG ATGGCTGGGAGAAGTCCTGGGAGACTGGCGTAACCCCGTGGGATCTGGGGAAGCCGACGCCTATCATCGAGCATCTCGTTAAATCAGGAACTCTCCCTAAAGGAAGGGCGTTGGTCCCGGGATGTGGCATG GGTTATGATGTGGTTGCTCTGGCAAGCCCTGAGAGATTTGTCGTTGGCTTAGAGATTTCTAATATAGCTGCTGAGAAGGCTAAGCAG TGGTCATCATCTTTGCCAAATGCAGATTGGTTTGCTTTTCTGGTTGCTGATTTCTTCAAGTGGAGACCAAGTGAACCATTTGACCTCATTTTCGATTATAC GTTCTTTTGTGCACTTGATCCGAGCATGAGGCTGGCTTGGGCAGAGACAGTTAGTCGCCTTCTGAAACCAGATGGAGAGCTTATTACCTTGATATATTTG ATCAGCGATCAAGAAGGGGGGCCGCCCTACAATAATACAGTTGCTGA CTATCAGAAGGTGCTGGAGCCGCTGGGTTTCAAGGCTGTTTGTATGGAAGACAACGAGCTCGCTATTAAACCGCGCAAG GGTGTCGAGAAACTTGGAAGGTGGAAGAGATGCGGCAGGCCGCAATCTTCTTTGTGA